One part of the Terrimicrobium sacchariphilum genome encodes these proteins:
- a CDS encoding ABC transporter permease — translation MSKGKKWLVPFGTLPESRQLILLWISFALPLAVWAIVSYVPFVWHPLVKIDDPGDVSYFTRDALIERTTFKAENAKLATSGGHLATGTPANPVFLPAPHEVAVAFYKSFTTPPKRKGEKWLHESLWQSIQVIFWGFLWSSVVGVPLGILCGTFPFFSRITEPFVDFTRYMPAPAFGALAVAVLGIYDAPKIAIIFIGTFFQQVLVIANTTRKLDTSLVEAAQTLGANRRQLVFRVVVPGIAVDLYNDMRILLGWAWTYLIVAEYIGASSGITFFINQQAKYRIYDNVFAAIIIIGIIGFTSDRILDWVGRQIFPWQKGAKKSLMRAILDRRRNSTQNTETANANA, via the coding sequence ATGAGCAAGGGAAAGAAATGGCTGGTTCCATTCGGGACGCTCCCGGAGTCGCGGCAGTTGATTCTGCTGTGGATCTCCTTTGCCCTCCCGCTGGCGGTCTGGGCGATCGTTAGCTACGTGCCCTTTGTTTGGCATCCGCTGGTCAAGATCGATGATCCGGGCGATGTATCGTATTTCACCCGTGACGCGCTGATTGAGCGGACCACTTTCAAAGCCGAGAATGCCAAGCTGGCAACCTCGGGTGGTCATCTCGCTACTGGCACCCCGGCGAATCCGGTCTTTCTTCCCGCCCCTCATGAGGTCGCGGTGGCCTTTTATAAGAGCTTCACCACCCCGCCCAAACGCAAGGGCGAAAAATGGCTGCATGAAAGCCTCTGGCAAAGTATCCAGGTCATCTTCTGGGGCTTTCTCTGGAGTTCTGTCGTCGGGGTGCCTCTCGGCATTCTTTGTGGCACATTCCCGTTTTTTTCCCGCATCACCGAGCCCTTCGTGGACTTTACCCGCTACATGCCTGCGCCCGCCTTCGGCGCACTGGCGGTGGCCGTTCTCGGCATCTACGATGCGCCCAAGATCGCCATCATTTTCATCGGCACGTTCTTCCAGCAGGTGTTGGTCATAGCCAATACGACGCGCAAGCTCGACACCTCGCTCGTTGAGGCCGCGCAGACCCTCGGGGCCAATCGCCGACAACTCGTGTTTCGCGTCGTCGTGCCCGGCATCGCGGTCGATCTCTACAATGACATGCGCATCCTGCTCGGGTGGGCATGGACCTACCTGATCGTGGCGGAATACATCGGCGCCAGTTCCGGCATCACCTTCTTCATCAACCAGCAGGCGAAGTACCGCATCTACGACAACGTCTTTGCCGCCATCATCATCATCGGCATCATTGGCTTCACCTCCGACCGCATCCTCGACTGGGTCGGACGCCAGATCTTCCCATGGCAGAAGGGAGCAAAGAAATCCCTGATGCGCGCCATCCTCGATCGTCGTCGCAACAGCACACAGAACACGGAGACAGCCAATGCAAACGCTTAA
- a CDS encoding ABC transporter ATP-binding protein, with protein MQTLNLPSHLDQSPEVAARFSKLKSRPVILDVNHLNKTFHTHTTLNDISLQVFRREFMCVVGPSGCGKSTLIRIIAGLETPTSGDVLLEGTQVSAPGSDRGMVFQGYTLFPWLTVKKNVMFGLEIGGRSSTESESEARQWIDLVGLSKFENSYPHELSGGMKQRVAIARALANNPRILLMDEPFGALDAQTRCKMQSYLLEIWKRVDVTIMFVTHDLDEAIYLSDRILVLGTNPSRIMEVIEVPVPRPRSSSQFLSPEFLATKARLEELIHGPEEAEAMPLPKIRLTHAGDDVE; from the coding sequence ATGCAAACGCTTAACCTGCCCAGCCACCTGGACCAGAGCCCGGAGGTCGCCGCGCGATTCTCCAAGCTCAAGAGCCGCCCGGTCATTCTCGACGTCAACCATCTGAACAAGACGTTTCACACCCACACGACGCTCAATGACATTTCGCTCCAGGTTTTCCGCCGCGAGTTCATGTGCGTGGTCGGCCCGTCCGGTTGTGGCAAGTCCACCCTTATCCGTATCATCGCAGGGTTGGAGACACCCACATCCGGCGATGTCTTGTTGGAGGGAACCCAGGTTTCCGCTCCGGGTTCGGATCGCGGCATGGTCTTCCAAGGCTACACGCTCTTTCCGTGGCTCACGGTGAAGAAGAACGTCATGTTTGGCCTGGAGATCGGTGGGCGTTCCTCCACGGAGTCGGAAAGCGAAGCTCGCCAGTGGATCGATCTCGTCGGCCTGAGCAAATTTGAGAACTCTTATCCGCACGAGCTCTCCGGCGGCATGAAGCAGCGTGTCGCCATCGCGCGCGCTCTCGCCAACAATCCGCGAATCCTGCTCATGGACGAGCCCTTCGGCGCACTCGACGCTCAGACCCGCTGCAAGATGCAAAGCTACCTGCTGGAGATCTGGAAGCGTGTCGACGTCACGATCATGTTCGTGACCCATGATCTCGACGAGGCAATCTACCTCTCCGACCGCATCCTGGTGCTCGGCACGAATCCGAGCCGCATCATGGAAGTCATCGAGGTTCCCGTCCCGCGTCCGCGCAGTTCCAGCCAGTTCCTATCACCCGAGTTCCTGGCCACCAAGGCCCGCCTGGAGGAGTTGATTCACGGCCCGGAGGAAGCGGAGGCCATGCCGCTGCCGAAGATCCGCCTCACTCATGCGGGTGATGACGTGGAGTAG